In Lactococcus paracarnosus, a genomic segment contains:
- the rnpM gene encoding RNase P modulator RnpM has protein sequence MVKTKKVPLRKSVVSNAQFPKKALLRIVCNKAGEISIDPTGKAPGRGAYIAIKNDEALQAKQRRVFDRVFQTTIADNFYDELILYVDHQVEREKLATVTYSIDEAPEI, from the coding sequence ATGGTTAAGACTAAAAAAGTACCGTTAAGAAAATCTGTCGTATCGAATGCACAATTTCCCAAAAAAGCGTTATTAAGAATTGTTTGCAATAAAGCCGGTGAAATTAGCATTGATCCGACAGGTAAAGCACCTGGTCGTGGTGCTTATATCGCGATTAAAAATGATGAAGCCTTACAAGCCAAACAAAGGCGCGTATTTGACCGCGTATTTCAGACAACGATTGCAGATAATTTTTATGATGAGCTGATCCTTTACGTAGACCACCAAGTCGAACGTGAAAAATTAGCAACGGTGACCTATTCAATTGATGAAGCACCAGAAATTTAA
- the rbfA gene encoding 30S ribosome-binding factor RbfA translates to MSNTHRSDRVAVELMREINDILRLKIRDPRVQDVNISDVQITGDLSQATIYYSLLSDLASDNEKAKTGLKKATGAIKSELAKRMTLYKIPDLTFAKDESVAYGGKIDELLRNLNKD, encoded by the coding sequence ATGTCAAATACACATCGTAGTGACCGTGTTGCGGTTGAACTCATGCGTGAAATCAACGATATTTTGCGCTTGAAAATCCGGGACCCACGCGTACAGGACGTTAATATTTCTGACGTTCAAATCACAGGTGACTTGAGTCAAGCGACGATTTATTATAGTCTCTTATCAGATCTTGCATCTGATAATGAAAAAGCTAAAACAGGTCTTAAAAAGGCAACTGGCGCAATTAAAAGTGAACTAGCTAAACGCATGACACTTTATAAGATTCCAGACTTAACTTTTGCTAAAGATGAATCTGTCGCTTATGGCGGAAAAATTGATGAACTCTTAAGAAACTTGAATAAAGATTAA
- the rimP gene encoding ribosome maturation factor RimP, translating to MSTPITEIVLEHLAGKLPAPFELVDVEWSKMGADHVLSVLIDKPDGITLQDTADLSEIISPELDKISPDPFPEDYLLEVASPGAERPLKKAADFIKHIGDYIFVKLYQKVAGEKEFVGDIVGFNDDILTLTYLDKTRQKTVDIELSNIAKARTQVKL from the coding sequence ATGTCTACACCTATTACAGAAATTGTCCTAGAACACCTTGCAGGCAAATTACCAGCGCCTTTTGAGTTAGTTGACGTCGAATGGTCGAAAATGGGGGCGGACCATGTTTTGTCTGTACTGATTGATAAACCAGATGGCATTACGCTTCAAGATACTGCAGATCTATCAGAGATTATCAGTCCTGAACTGGATAAAATCTCGCCTGACCCATTTCCAGAAGATTACTTACTGGAAGTTGCAAGTCCTGGTGCTGAACGGCCATTAAAAAAAGCAGCAGATTTCATCAAGCACATTGGCGATTATATTTTTGTCAAGCTTTATCAAAAAGTTGCTGGAGAAAAAGAATTTGTAGGGGATATCGTTGGCTTTAATGATGATATACTTACACTGACTTATCTTGATAAGACACGTCAAAAGACGGTTGACATCGAGTTATCAAACATTGCTAAAGCACGTACACAGGTTAAACTTTAA
- the nusA gene encoding transcription termination factor NusA yields the protein MSKEMQAAFTLLEEEKGISPEVVIGAIAEALTAAYKKQYNQSQNVTIEYNDAKGDFIVYSTREVVDEVFDSRLEMSLDDALALNAHYQIGDKIRFEEKPKDFARTAANAAKQVIMNKMREESHTIIYNEFKRYENEIIQGTVERVDDRAIFINLGKVDSMLGKRDQIPGERYQIGDKVKVYVSAVEQSKKGPIVYVSRTHPELLKRMFEKEIPEVYDGTVEIVSIAREAGDRAKVIVKSNDANVDAIGTIVGPRGSRIRTLVDELHGENMDIIEWNDDRATMIKNALKPAQVNDVIVDEITGETVVVVPDDQLSLAIGKRGQNVRLAAHVTNNKIDIKSQTKFDQEASEVVAEELETTLSEDVLD from the coding sequence ATGAGTAAGGAAATGCAAGCTGCATTCACCCTTTTGGAGGAAGAAAAAGGGATTTCACCTGAAGTTGTTATCGGCGCAATCGCTGAGGCCCTAACTGCAGCTTACAAAAAACAATACAATCAATCTCAAAACGTGACGATTGAATATAATGATGCCAAGGGTGACTTTATCGTTTATTCAACACGGGAAGTCGTAGATGAAGTATTTGATAGCCGTCTTGAGATGAGTCTTGATGATGCACTTGCATTGAATGCACATTATCAAATCGGTGATAAAATTCGATTTGAAGAAAAACCGAAAGATTTTGCACGTACCGCTGCAAATGCTGCCAAGCAAGTTATCATGAACAAGATGCGTGAAGAATCACACACGATTATTTATAACGAGTTTAAGCGTTATGAAAATGAAATCATTCAAGGCACGGTAGAGCGTGTTGATGACCGTGCGATTTTCATCAACCTTGGCAAAGTGGATAGTATGCTTGGTAAACGTGATCAAATTCCTGGCGAACGTTACCAAATCGGAGATAAAGTTAAAGTCTATGTCTCTGCTGTTGAACAATCTAAAAAAGGCCCGATCGTTTATGTCAGTCGGACACATCCTGAACTCCTTAAAAGAATGTTTGAAAAAGAGATTCCTGAAGTTTATGATGGTACAGTTGAAATCGTCAGCATTGCGCGTGAAGCTGGTGATCGTGCGAAAGTCATCGTCAAATCAAATGATGCCAATGTTGATGCCATCGGTACAATCGTAGGCCCACGTGGTTCACGTATTCGTACCTTGGTTGATGAGCTACATGGTGAAAACATGGATATCATCGAATGGAATGACGACCGTGCAACGATGATTAAGAATGCTTTGAAACCAGCACAGGTCAATGATGTTATCGTTGATGAGATCACTGGAGAAACTGTTGTTGTTGTACCAGACGATCAGCTCTCACTCGCTATCGGTAAACGTGGTCAAAATGTTCGCCTAGCGGCTCATGTGACCAACAATAAGATTGACATTAAATCACAAACGAAATTTGATCAAGAAGCGTCAGAAGTTGTGGCTGAAGAACTTGAAACTACACTTTCAGAGGACGTGCTTGATTAA
- a CDS encoding GDSL-type esterase/lipase family protein, translated as MTLMRNQHPQVKKSRENWVTTWSQSQKGIGFFPVNDNDHTVAYEIPVQNQGDQLTLTLGNYYSEIVLSITSVTVSLSKNSGFQTVTVNGSESFVVDARGLVKTDSIDLLMTPGAAIYVRIYYPEQPQVNRAISGNTFATRVERSVKGDFTKTDSFKADGSYVDDIKDDAYAMSFADGYELEKQRFTLTLQGVDVHTKAAGGTIVAFGDSITEQGHWVKPTQAQVAEKLGNGFSLVNSGISGNRLLKGFANLPRRTQFFGLAGIERFVHDVFEVNEHVIAVVIALGVNDLHQPGTEAQFPIDELPIFDELVTGYQRLIKVAREHGSRIFLATLSPFIGYTVAVKNEEKEAIRKQINEWIRNNREVDGIYDFDALLSDPTDRTQANPLYDSGDKLHPSPEGGLAMSRLIDVTAFNA; from the coding sequence ATGACATTGATGAGGAATCAGCATCCGCAAGTTAAAAAATCACGAGAGAATTGGGTCACCACCTGGAGTCAATCCCAAAAAGGCATCGGCTTCTTTCCAGTAAATGATAATGATCACACCGTAGCCTATGAAATTCCGGTTCAAAATCAAGGTGATCAGTTAACCCTGACACTAGGGAATTACTATAGTGAGATCGTACTGTCGATTACTAGCGTCACTGTATCGCTGTCTAAGAATAGTGGGTTTCAAACGGTAACCGTAAATGGCTCAGAATCTTTTGTCGTTGACGCCCGTGGGCTTGTCAAAACGGATAGTATCGACCTGCTTATGACACCTGGAGCAGCTATTTATGTGCGCATCTATTATCCAGAGCAGCCACAAGTTAACCGGGCTATTTCTGGTAATACGTTTGCAACACGTGTAGAGCGGTCTGTCAAAGGGGATTTTACAAAAACAGATAGCTTCAAAGCAGATGGCAGCTATGTCGACGACATTAAAGATGACGCTTATGCGATGTCATTTGCCGATGGATATGAGTTGGAAAAGCAACGATTCACCCTAACACTACAAGGCGTTGATGTGCACACAAAAGCAGCAGGTGGGACAATCGTTGCCTTTGGTGACTCGATAACTGAACAAGGTCATTGGGTAAAGCCAACTCAAGCACAAGTCGCAGAAAAACTTGGCAATGGGTTTAGTCTAGTTAATAGCGGCATATCCGGAAATCGCTTGCTAAAGGGGTTTGCAAATTTACCAAGAAGGACTCAGTTTTTTGGCCTAGCAGGTATCGAACGGTTTGTGCACGATGTGTTTGAGGTTAATGAGCATGTCATTGCTGTCGTGATTGCTTTAGGTGTAAATGATTTACACCAGCCGGGCACGGAGGCACAATTTCCGATTGACGAGTTGCCTATCTTCGACGAATTAGTAACAGGTTACCAGCGCTTGATCAAGGTAGCTAGAGAACATGGTAGTCGCATTTTTTTAGCGACACTCAGTCCATTTATCGGTTACACAGTCGCTGTTAAAAATGAAGAAAAAGAGGCGATTCGTAAGCAGATAAATGAGTGGATACGCAATAATCGTGAGGTTGATGGTATCTATGATTTTGACGCCCTGCTATCAGATCCAACGGATCGCACGCAAGCTAATCCGCTATATGACTCTGGTGATAAGTTACACCCAAGTCCAGAAGGTGGCCTTGCCATGAGTCGCTTGATCGATGTGACAGCCTTTAATGCTTAA
- the infB gene encoding translation initiation factor IF-2: MSEKKRINQIAKESGLTNKELVDHAQKIGLPVKSHSSSIDAEQTKALLSSLNSGSTDNKSPKKPALDAKNEATNQNRLISVAGKKVVSETETGNRPIVVGGKKVLSDKEIGSARVISVGGKTVAPIKEETLVAKTTETKVTPVVTENITNEQVKNKVEKTVETKTEVKAETPKKPERPANGGIKVITRAADVKPKNGGIKVIQRAADIAPSAASQGNANANRNKNKKNRNNAGTGQAQGQGQGQNNAGGNRQGGPLRVNDNRNQVRNARNSNWNSNKKRKGKRGAQQVAPQPVVQRKFHELPESLVYSEGMTIADLAKRLKREPAELVKKLFLMGIMTTQNQSLDADTIELLLLDYGVTPEKKVEEDKTDIERLFIEEGYLNEDQLIERPPVVTIMGHVDHGKTTLLDTLRNSRVTSGEAGGITQHIGAYQIDEKGKKITFLDTPGHEAFTSMRARGASVTDITILVVAADDGVMPQTVEAINHSKAAGVPIIVAINKIDKPGANPQRVIQELSEHGVMSQAWGGESEFVEISAKFNTNIDSLLETVLLVAEIQELKADPTVKAIGTVVEARLDKGKGAIATLLVQQGTLHQQDPIVVGNTFGRVRAMVTDLGRREKTAGPSSPVEITGLNDVPQAGDHFAVFEDEKTARSVGEERAKRALFNQRSSTHRVSLENLFDTLKEGQIKSVNVIIKADVQGSAEALAASLQKIDVEGVKVDIVHSAVGAINESDVSLAEAANAVIIGFNVRPTPLARLQAETDDVEIRLNSIIYKVLEEVETAMKGMLDPEFEEKVIGEAVVRETFTVSKVGTIAGFMVLSGSVKRDASVRVIRGGIVIADGSLSSLKHFKDDVKEVRKGNEGGLMIDGYNEIEVDDTFEVYEMVEIKR, translated from the coding sequence ATGTCTGAAAAAAAACGTATTAACCAAATTGCTAAAGAGAGTGGCCTTACTAATAAAGAACTTGTGGATCACGCGCAAAAAATTGGATTGCCAGTCAAATCGCATAGCTCAAGTATCGATGCAGAACAAACGAAAGCACTTTTAAGTTCGCTTAACTCTGGATCAACTGATAATAAATCACCTAAAAAACCAGCGCTAGATGCTAAAAATGAAGCAACTAATCAAAATCGTTTGATTAGTGTTGCCGGTAAAAAAGTTGTTTCTGAAACAGAAACTGGTAATCGCCCGATCGTTGTTGGTGGTAAAAAAGTGTTATCAGATAAAGAAATTGGTAGTGCTCGTGTGATTTCTGTGGGTGGTAAAACTGTTGCCCCAATAAAAGAAGAAACGCTAGTCGCAAAAACAACAGAAACTAAAGTGACGCCAGTAGTAACTGAAAATATAACAAATGAACAAGTAAAAAATAAGGTGGAAAAGACCGTCGAAACGAAGACAGAAGTGAAAGCGGAAACGCCTAAAAAACCTGAGCGACCAGCTAATGGTGGTATCAAAGTCATTACACGTGCTGCGGATGTTAAACCCAAAAATGGCGGTATCAAAGTCATTCAACGTGCTGCAGATATTGCACCTTCAGCAGCAAGTCAGGGGAATGCTAACGCAAATCGCAATAAAAATAAAAAAAATCGCAACAATGCTGGTACTGGACAAGCACAAGGTCAAGGACAAGGACAAAACAATGCGGGTGGCAATCGTCAAGGTGGTCCATTACGTGTAAATGATAACCGAAATCAAGTCCGTAATGCCCGCAACTCTAACTGGAACAGTAACAAGAAGCGCAAAGGTAAACGCGGTGCTCAGCAAGTTGCACCACAACCAGTTGTGCAACGTAAGTTTCATGAATTACCTGAAAGCCTTGTTTATTCTGAAGGTATGACAATTGCTGATTTGGCAAAACGTTTGAAACGTGAACCTGCTGAACTCGTAAAAAAATTGTTCTTGATGGGTATCATGACAACACAAAACCAATCATTGGATGCGGATACGATTGAACTCTTACTTCTAGACTATGGTGTAACACCTGAGAAAAAAGTTGAAGAAGATAAGACAGATATCGAACGTCTCTTCATCGAAGAAGGCTATCTTAACGAAGACCAATTGATTGAACGTCCACCAGTTGTTACAATCATGGGTCACGTCGACCATGGTAAAACGACCTTGCTTGATACACTACGTAACTCACGTGTGACTAGTGGAGAAGCCGGCGGTATCACACAGCATATCGGTGCCTACCAAATTGATGAGAAGGGTAAGAAAATTACCTTCCTAGATACACCAGGACATGAAGCCTTTACAAGCATGCGTGCGCGTGGTGCATCTGTGACGGATATTACGATTCTTGTGGTAGCAGCTGACGATGGTGTTATGCCACAAACAGTCGAAGCAATCAACCATTCTAAAGCAGCTGGTGTCCCAATTATTGTTGCTATCAACAAAATTGATAAACCAGGTGCCAACCCACAACGTGTGATTCAAGAGTTATCAGAACATGGTGTTATGAGTCAAGCTTGGGGTGGAGAATCTGAATTTGTTGAAATTTCAGCTAAATTCAATACAAATATCGATTCACTTTTAGAAACGGTTCTTTTAGTTGCAGAAATCCAAGAACTCAAAGCAGACCCAACTGTAAAAGCGATTGGTACGGTTGTAGAGGCGCGTCTGGACAAAGGTAAAGGTGCTATTGCGACTTTACTTGTTCAACAAGGTACGCTTCATCAACAAGACCCAATCGTTGTTGGGAATACTTTTGGCCGTGTACGTGCCATGGTAACTGATTTAGGCCGTCGTGAAAAAACAGCAGGACCATCAAGTCCAGTTGAAATCACTGGTTTGAATGATGTACCACAAGCAGGTGACCACTTTGCCGTCTTTGAAGATGAAAAGACAGCTCGCTCAGTTGGTGAAGAACGTGCAAAACGTGCGCTCTTTAATCAACGCAGCAGCACACACCGTGTTAGCTTAGAAAATCTCTTTGACACGCTTAAAGAGGGTCAAATCAAATCAGTAAATGTCATCATCAAAGCTGACGTACAAGGGTCAGCTGAGGCACTTGCAGCATCATTACAAAAAATTGATGTTGAAGGTGTAAAAGTCGATATCGTCCATAGCGCTGTTGGTGCCATTAATGAATCAGATGTCTCATTAGCAGAAGCAGCTAATGCAGTCATCATCGGATTTAATGTCCGTCCGACACCACTTGCGCGTCTGCAAGCAGAAACTGATGACGTTGAAATTCGTCTGAACAGCATTATCTATAAAGTGCTTGAAGAAGTTGAGACAGCTATGAAGGGGATGCTTGATCCTGAATTTGAGGAAAAAGTTATCGGCGAAGCAGTTGTTCGCGAAACCTTTACAGTTTCAAAAGTTGGGACAATTGCTGGTTTCATGGTCTTATCAGGATCTGTTAAACGTGATGCAAGTGTTCGTGTTATCCGAGGTGGTATTGTGATTGCCGACGGTAGCTTATCATCACTTAAACATTTTAAAGATGATGTCAAAGAAGTCAGAAAAGGTAATGAGGGTGGTCTCATGATCGACGGCTACAACGAAATTGAAGTTGATGATACCTTTGAAGTCTATGAAATGGTTGAAATTAAACGTTAA
- a CDS encoding MATE family efflux transporter produces MKKNSKELINYALPAVFENILQTTVGFVDSVLIAKISLVAVSAVSLVNGVMAVYQAVFIALAVAVITVVSSITGEKQADTLSETVRTAIVLSLVVGGVFSVMSLLFAYPILVVLGAKGAVLSQGIIFLRVVAGTSILMVLMIVLGQLVRSAGRPKLPLMINIVVNILNFIFDVILIFGLFGFPKLGILGAGIGTALARLVGVVMLVLALQKTSHRIEGHLFSGKLHIFKSEIVKRALPIMGERLMMRLGDIVIFVIIIVYGTDVFAGNSIGETITAYNYLPAFGFATGASILISRAFGQKNKAEISSLTKKSFVITAILSTILGGIIFAISPVFISFFTDNATAISAARIVIFISFISEPIVSGVIIYTAALQAMGDAKTPFYATLIGMWTIRIGVAWVLGTGLGFGLWGVWIATVLDNVFRFFVLKLRYERRLKN; encoded by the coding sequence ATGAAAAAAAATTCTAAGGAACTGATCAATTATGCTTTACCAGCTGTATTTGAAAATATTTTACAGACAACCGTCGGATTTGTTGATAGTGTTTTGATTGCCAAAATATCACTTGTAGCTGTCTCTGCAGTCAGTCTGGTAAATGGGGTAATGGCTGTCTATCAAGCAGTCTTTATTGCTTTAGCAGTAGCTGTGATAACCGTTGTCTCAAGTATAACTGGGGAGAAGCAAGCTGATACATTATCAGAAACAGTGAGAACAGCTATCGTGCTATCACTAGTAGTGGGTGGTGTATTTTCGGTTATGTCACTTCTTTTTGCTTACCCAATATTGGTAGTATTAGGCGCAAAAGGTGCTGTGCTATCACAAGGTATCATTTTCCTAAGGGTTGTTGCGGGTACGAGTATTTTGATGGTCTTAATGATCGTTTTAGGCCAATTAGTTAGGAGTGCTGGTCGACCTAAACTACCCCTTATGATCAATATCGTTGTCAACATTTTGAACTTTATATTTGATGTGATCTTGATTTTTGGGTTATTCGGATTTCCAAAACTTGGTATTCTCGGTGCAGGTATTGGGACGGCATTAGCGAGACTTGTTGGTGTTGTCATGCTAGTGCTGGCACTACAGAAAACAAGTCATCGGATAGAGGGGCATCTTTTCTCTGGGAAATTACATATCTTTAAAAGTGAGATTGTCAAGAGAGCGCTACCGATTATGGGGGAGCGATTGATGATGAGACTAGGGGATATCGTGATATTTGTGATTATCATCGTCTATGGGACAGATGTATTCGCTGGAAATTCGATTGGCGAAACAATCACAGCCTATAACTATCTGCCTGCTTTTGGCTTTGCGACGGGGGCTAGTATTTTAATCTCTCGGGCTTTTGGACAGAAAAACAAAGCAGAGATCAGCTCACTCACTAAAAAATCATTTGTCATCACTGCCATATTGAGCACCATTCTCGGTGGGATTATCTTTGCTATTTCTCCTGTTTTTATCAGTTTCTTTACAGATAATGCCACTGCTATATCGGCAGCCCGTATTGTGATTTTCATCTCATTTATTAGTGAACCTATCGTGTCGGGTGTCATTATCTATACTGCCGCACTACAAGCCATGGGTGATGCTAAAACACCATTTTATGCGACCTTGATCGGCATGTGGACGATACGGATTGGGGTTGCCTGGGTCCTAGGTACAGGATTGGGATTTGGTTTATGGGGCGTGTGGATTGCAACCGTTTTAGACAATGTTTTTCGATTTTTTGTGTTAAAATTAAGGTATGAACGTCGACTTAAGAATTAA
- a CDS encoding DUF871 domain-containing protein has product MNALGISLYPEKSDYEADKNYLTLAKKYGFSRIFMNLLLFKAKNVAPLVERLRKTIDYGNQLGFDTFIDVNPYTLKALEIAPKELSFFADMGVKGIRLDMGFTGKEEAEMTQNTLGLKIEINMSNDDHYLERIFDYNPNRQQLVGCHNFFPQAFTGLSVDYFVHCSKRFLERNLHTAAFVTSQVGEVGPWSLHEGLCTMEAHRHLPIENQVKHLKFLNVVDDIIIGNAYASEDELKKMSEAFYSDVLTLSIDPEVDVTELEKEIIEETAHTYRGDRSEYMIRSSMPRFTYYTASIPKKQSTSEIKRGDVVILNETYGQYKGEVQIALKDRPKDARVNKVGRICEADLILLDAVKPYTSFSLRFI; this is encoded by the coding sequence ATGAACGCATTAGGCATTAGCTTATATCCTGAAAAAAGTGACTATGAAGCAGATAAAAACTATTTAACATTAGCTAAAAAATATGGATTTTCTAGAATTTTCATGAATTTACTATTATTCAAAGCAAAAAATGTTGCACCATTAGTTGAAAGACTACGTAAAACAATTGATTACGGTAATCAATTAGGGTTTGATACTTTTATCGACGTGAATCCTTATACCCTAAAAGCACTTGAAATAGCACCAAAAGAGTTATCGTTTTTTGCAGATATGGGTGTTAAAGGTATTCGTTTAGATATGGGGTTTACAGGTAAAGAAGAAGCTGAGATGACACAAAACACGCTTGGGTTGAAAATTGAAATTAATATGAGTAATGATGATCATTATTTAGAACGTATTTTCGATTATAATCCAAATAGGCAACAATTAGTTGGCTGTCATAATTTCTTTCCACAAGCCTTTACGGGCCTATCTGTCGATTATTTTGTCCATTGCTCTAAGCGGTTCCTGGAGAGGAATTTACACACAGCAGCCTTTGTTACGTCACAAGTAGGAGAAGTTGGTCCATGGTCTTTACATGAAGGCCTTTGTACGATGGAAGCGCATCGCCATCTACCAATTGAGAATCAAGTGAAACACTTGAAGTTTCTAAATGTCGTTGATGATATCATCATCGGTAATGCTTATGCATCAGAAGATGAGCTCAAAAAAATGAGCGAAGCGTTTTATTCGGATGTGCTTACATTATCTATTGATCCTGAAGTTGATGTGACCGAGTTAGAAAAAGAAATTATTGAAGAAACGGCACATACTTATCGTGGTGATAGATCCGAGTATATGATTCGATCATCCATGCCACGCTTCACTTATTACACGGCATCAATTCCTAAAAAACAAAGTACATCGGAGATTAAACGTGGGGATGTTGTCATTCTTAATGAGACCTATGGCCAATATAAAGGTGAGGTGCAAATTGCTTTGAAAGACCGACCAAAAGATGCTAGAGTCAACAAGGTTGGTCGAATTTGTGAAGCAGATCTTATTTTACTAGATGCTGTGAAACCGTATACAAGTTTTTCGTTGCGCTTTATTTAA
- a CDS encoding YlxQ-related RNA-binding protein — protein sequence MTEITELNKTKLSNSLGMAKKAGRIATGEELVIKSIQAERARLVFVAHDAAPNLVKRITDKTTYYEIPMLDIFSSAELSHAIGSDRKVIAVQDKGFAKKMESLMK from the coding sequence ATGACTGAAATAACAGAGCTAAATAAAACAAAGTTGTCAAATTCCTTAGGAATGGCAAAAAAAGCTGGACGTATTGCGACAGGTGAAGAACTTGTCATCAAATCGATTCAAGCAGAACGTGCAAGATTGGTGTTTGTCGCACATGATGCAGCACCTAATCTTGTTAAACGTATTACTGATAAAACAACCTATTATGAAATTCCCATGCTAGACATATTTTCTTCAGCAGAACTTTCCCACGCTATCGGTAGTGATCGGAAAGTCATCGCTGTTCAAGATAAAGGATTTGCCAAGAAAATGGAGAGTCTTATGAAATAA